The Streptomyces sp. RKAG293 genome includes a region encoding these proteins:
- a CDS encoding lipid-transfer protein, which produces MSVRNRDSLGGRAAIAGIGATEFSKDSGRSELKLAVEAVQAALDDAGLTPADVDGMVTFTMDISPEITVAQAAGIGELSFFSRIHYGGGAACATVQQAAMAVATGVADVVVCYRAFNERSGRRFGSGVQQRDPSAEGVALGANLPSGLLTPASWVAMAAQRYLHAFRLDPSAFGPVAVADRRHAANNPAAYFHGKPITLADHAASRWIVEPLRLLDCCQETDGGQAIVVTSPERARDLRHAPAVIAAAAQGAGRAQEQMTSFYRDDLTGLPEMGVVARQLWRTSGLTPSDIDTAVLYDHFTPFVLMQLEEFGFCGPGEAADFAADGGLEIDGRLPVNTHGGQLGEAYLHGMNGIAEGVRQLRGSSVNQVAGASNVLITAGTGVPTSGLVLSADG; this is translated from the coding sequence ATGAGCGTCCGCAACCGCGACAGCCTCGGCGGCCGGGCCGCGATCGCCGGGATCGGGGCGACGGAGTTCTCCAAGGACTCCGGCCGCAGCGAACTGAAGCTCGCCGTGGAGGCCGTACAGGCGGCGCTGGACGATGCCGGGCTGACGCCCGCCGACGTCGACGGCATGGTCACGTTCACCATGGACATCAGCCCGGAGATCACCGTCGCCCAGGCGGCCGGCATCGGTGAGCTGTCGTTCTTCTCGCGGATCCACTACGGCGGCGGGGCGGCCTGCGCGACCGTGCAGCAGGCGGCCATGGCGGTGGCGACCGGGGTGGCCGACGTGGTCGTCTGCTACCGCGCGTTCAACGAGCGGTCCGGCCGGCGGTTCGGATCGGGGGTGCAGCAGCGCGACCCCTCCGCCGAAGGGGTGGCGCTCGGCGCCAATCTGCCGTCCGGCCTCCTCACGCCCGCGTCGTGGGTCGCGATGGCGGCGCAGCGGTATCTGCACGCCTTCCGGCTCGATCCGTCGGCCTTCGGCCCGGTCGCGGTCGCCGACCGCCGCCATGCCGCGAACAACCCCGCCGCGTACTTCCACGGCAAGCCGATCACCCTCGCCGACCATGCCGCCTCGCGCTGGATCGTCGAGCCGCTGCGGCTGCTGGACTGCTGCCAGGAGACGGACGGCGGCCAGGCGATCGTCGTGACATCGCCGGAGCGGGCCCGCGATCTGCGGCACGCGCCCGCCGTGATCGCCGCCGCCGCGCAGGGCGCCGGCCGCGCGCAGGAGCAGATGACGAGCTTCTACCGTGACGACCTGACCGGGCTGCCGGAGATGGGGGTGGTCGCCCGCCAGCTGTGGCGGACCTCCGGGCTGACGCCGTCCGACATCGACACGGCCGTGCTCTACGACCACTTCACCCCGTTCGTGCTGATGCAGCTGGAGGAGTTCGGCTTCTGCGGACCGGGGGAGGCGGCGGACTTCGCCGCGGACGGCGGGCTGGAGATCGACGGCCGGCTGCCGGTGAACACCCACGGCGGTCAGCTCGGCGAGGCGTATCTGCACGGGATGAACGGCATCGCCGAGGGGGTCCGCCAGTTGCGCGGGAGCAGCGTCAACCAGGTGGCGGGCGCTTCGAACGTGCTGATCACCGCTGGAACGGGCGTTCCCACGTCGGGGCTGGTGCTGTCCGCAGACGGCTGA
- a CDS encoding acyl-CoA dehydrogenase family protein: MHLAPTPRQHRLRAELREYFGRLIPEETREALRAEPPGGPLARGLLRRIAADGLLGLGWPTEYGGQGRGPDEQFVFFDESYRAGAPVSMVTLNTVGPTLMKFGTPAQKEYFLPRILSGDCVFAIGYTEPDAGTDLASLRTRAVRTGPEEPEGAAESGAEGGAEGEGGSSGDGDWLIDGSKTFTSNAQGADWIWLACRTDPEAPKHKGISIILVPTDAPGFSWTPIHTVGGQTTSATYYDAIRVPYGNLVGEENAGWSLITNQLNHERVALAAIGMQAEDFYDAALASARTPDEDGTRRIDTPWVASRLAEAHARLSATRLLNWRLVQDVGAGTLTPGDASGVKFAGTESAIEVYRALQEAVGETALVRGGENGELERMNRAAQINTFGGGVSEVQREIVATMRLGMKRSKR, from the coding sequence GTGCACCTCGCCCCCACCCCGCGCCAGCACCGGCTACGGGCCGAGCTGCGCGAGTACTTCGGCCGCCTGATACCCGAGGAGACCCGTGAGGCCCTCCGGGCCGAGCCGCCGGGCGGACCGCTCGCCCGCGGTCTCCTCCGCCGGATCGCCGCCGACGGGCTGCTGGGCCTCGGCTGGCCCACCGAGTACGGCGGACAGGGCCGCGGCCCCGACGAGCAGTTCGTGTTCTTCGACGAGTCCTACCGGGCCGGCGCCCCTGTGTCGATGGTCACGCTCAACACCGTCGGCCCGACCCTGATGAAGTTCGGGACGCCCGCGCAGAAGGAGTACTTCCTCCCGCGGATCCTCTCCGGCGACTGCGTCTTCGCGATCGGTTACACCGAGCCGGACGCCGGCACCGACCTCGCCTCCCTCCGCACCCGCGCCGTCAGAACCGGACCGGAGGAGCCTGAGGGCGCGGCCGAGAGCGGGGCCGAGGGCGGGGCCGAGGGAGAGGGCGGGAGCAGCGGCGACGGTGACTGGCTGATCGACGGCAGCAAGACCTTCACCAGCAACGCCCAGGGCGCCGACTGGATCTGGCTCGCCTGCCGCACCGACCCCGAGGCGCCCAAGCACAAGGGCATCTCGATCATCCTCGTCCCGACCGACGCCCCCGGCTTCTCCTGGACCCCGATCCACACCGTCGGCGGCCAGACCACCAGCGCCACGTACTACGACGCGATCCGCGTCCCGTACGGCAACCTCGTCGGCGAGGAGAACGCCGGCTGGTCGCTGATCACCAACCAGCTCAACCACGAGCGGGTCGCGCTGGCCGCCATCGGCATGCAGGCCGAGGACTTCTACGACGCGGCCCTCGCGAGCGCCCGCACACCCGACGAGGACGGCACCCGCCGGATCGACACCCCCTGGGTCGCGTCCCGGCTGGCCGAGGCCCACGCCCGGCTCTCCGCGACCCGGCTGCTCAACTGGCGCCTGGTCCAGGACGTCGGCGCCGGCACCCTCACCCCGGGCGACGCGTCGGGCGTGAAGTTCGCCGGCACCGAGAGCGCGATCGAGGTCTACCGCGCGCTCCAGGAAGCCGTCGGCGAGACCGCGCTCGTCAGGGGCGGCGAGAACGGCGAACTGGAACGGATGAACCGGGCCGCGCAGATCAACACTTTCGGCGGCGGCGTCAGCGAGGTCCAGCGGGAGATCGTCGCGACGATGCGGCTCGGGATGAAGAGGAGCAAGCGGTGA
- a CDS encoding MaoC family dehydratase, with product MTQSPVRMPAGSVRAGDELPPLRVPVTRTLIVAGAIASRDFQDVHHDVELAREKGSPDIFMNILTTNGLVGRYITEWAGPGAVLRAVRIRLGAPNYPDDEMVLTGKVTSVEADMSGRTVEIAVLGVNKLGHHVTGTATVVLPTPEAAV from the coding sequence ATGACGCAGTCCCCGGTCCGGATGCCGGCCGGCTCCGTGCGGGCGGGTGACGAACTGCCGCCGCTGCGCGTCCCGGTCACCCGCACGCTGATCGTCGCGGGGGCCATCGCCTCGCGGGACTTCCAGGACGTGCACCACGACGTGGAGCTCGCCCGGGAGAAGGGCTCGCCGGACATCTTCATGAACATCCTCACCACGAACGGCCTGGTCGGCCGCTACATCACCGAATGGGCCGGGCCCGGGGCGGTGCTGCGGGCGGTACGGATCCGGCTGGGCGCGCCCAACTACCCGGATGACGAGATGGTGTTGACCGGCAAAGTGACGTCCGTCGAAGCCGATATGTCAGGAAGAACCGTCGAGATCGCCGTCCTCGGCGTCAACAAGCTCGGCCACCACGTCACCGGAACAGCCACCGTCGTGCTCCCGACCCCGGAGGCAGCCGTATGA
- a CDS encoding OB-fold domain-containing protein, which yields MTDEAVAGDLYERLKVYVGRTAAAGGEGKDPVNEPMIRHWCEAMGHPVPADGSAPATMLQVWTMGGLSGHTAGTARSSAYDDVFELLDGAGCTSVVATDCEQEYLRPLRPGDRITFDAVIESISPRKTTKLGTGHFVTTRMDVQANGEPSGTHRFRILKYAPAKPAKGRAATAAKTPRRPRPVINRDNAAYWEGLERHELLIQRCSGCGTLRLPWLPGCNACGSPDWDTVRAAGEGTVFSYVVMHHPPFPAFDPPYAVALVELAEGVRILGNVTGVPYDKVRAGLPVTLEFLTVDGEFTLPVFRSVED from the coding sequence GTGACGGACGAGGCAGTGGCCGGCGATCTGTACGAGCGGCTCAAGGTCTACGTGGGGCGGACCGCCGCGGCCGGCGGCGAGGGCAAGGACCCGGTCAACGAGCCGATGATCCGCCACTGGTGCGAGGCGATGGGCCACCCCGTCCCGGCCGACGGCTCCGCCCCCGCCACCATGCTCCAGGTGTGGACCATGGGCGGGCTCTCCGGCCACACCGCCGGCACCGCCCGCTCCAGCGCCTACGACGACGTCTTCGAGCTCCTCGACGGGGCCGGCTGCACCTCGGTCGTCGCGACCGACTGCGAGCAGGAGTACCTCCGGCCGCTGCGTCCCGGCGACCGGATCACGTTCGACGCCGTCATCGAGTCCATCTCGCCGCGCAAGACCACGAAGCTGGGCACCGGCCACTTCGTCACGACGCGGATGGACGTCCAGGCGAACGGCGAACCGTCCGGCACCCACCGCTTCCGCATCCTCAAGTACGCGCCCGCGAAGCCCGCGAAAGGCCGGGCGGCAACCGCCGCGAAGACCCCGCGGCGCCCCCGCCCGGTGATCAACCGCGACAACGCCGCCTACTGGGAGGGCCTGGAGCGGCATGAGCTGCTCATCCAGCGCTGCTCCGGCTGCGGCACGCTGCGGCTGCCGTGGCTGCCGGGCTGCAACGCGTGCGGCTCACCGGACTGGGACACCGTCCGGGCCGCTGGAGAGGGCACCGTCTTCAGCTATGTCGTCATGCACCATCCGCCGTTCCCCGCCTTCGACCCGCCGTACGCCGTCGCCCTCGTCGAGCTGGCGGAGGGCGTGCGGATCCTCGGCAACGTCACGGGAGTTCCGTACGACAAGGTGCGCGCGGGCCTGCCCGTGACGCTCGAATTCCTGACGGTCGACGGCGAGTTCACGCTGCCCGTCTTCCGGTCGGTGGAGGACTGA
- a CDS encoding response regulator transcription factor, with the protein MSERTEKQQPLRVIVADDQAAIREPLAAVLALAEDIDVVAAAADGTEVLTAVAAGPVDVVLMDLRMPRMDGIETTRRLTEEHPEVAVVVLTTFADDDSILAALSAGARGYLTKNAGRQDIVRAIRAAAAGQSVLDREVQNRLLASVRTKPAAADQPLPLPEDITRREREVLTLIGQGLPNRAIAEKLFISEATVKTHINNLFAKAGIRDRADAVRRAIAAGLA; encoded by the coding sequence ATGAGTGAACGGACCGAGAAGCAGCAGCCGTTGAGGGTGATCGTCGCGGACGACCAGGCCGCCATCCGGGAGCCGCTGGCCGCGGTCCTCGCGCTGGCCGAGGACATCGACGTCGTCGCGGCGGCGGCGGACGGCACCGAGGTGCTGACCGCGGTCGCCGCCGGGCCGGTCGACGTGGTGCTGATGGATCTGCGCATGCCGCGCATGGACGGCATCGAGACGACCCGCCGGCTGACCGAGGAACACCCCGAGGTGGCCGTCGTCGTGCTGACCACCTTCGCCGACGACGACTCGATCCTGGCCGCGCTGAGCGCCGGAGCCCGCGGCTATCTGACCAAGAACGCCGGTCGGCAGGACATCGTCCGGGCCATCCGGGCGGCGGCCGCCGGCCAGTCCGTGCTCGACCGCGAGGTCCAGAACCGGCTCCTCGCCTCCGTCCGCACCAAGCCTGCGGCGGCGGATCAGCCGCTGCCGCTGCCGGAGGACATCACCCGCCGCGAGCGCGAAGTGCTCACCCTCATCGGGCAGGGCCTGCCGAACCGGGCCATCGCCGAGAAGCTGTTCATCAGCGAGGCCACGGTCAAGACCCACATCAACAACCTGTTCGCCAAGGCGGGCATCCGCGACCGGGCCGACGCCGTGCGCCGCGCCATCGCGGCGGGCCTCGCCTGA
- a CDS encoding histidine kinase, which translates to MGFSGRGLAVAVLFVINCAVLLARTLPETDVPPRFALYWLTSGIVAAAALIGVSSTGSGYLFAFFLAGHIGYRLEARPALVLALLCSLLCAGALYFRLGPGYQVLPWTVGLATGIPVLPGIVRRGRQRAMQAVLAAAESAERAARAEARTAVLTERSRIARDVHDVLAHSLAGINMQLELADALLDTGDLEKVREANDKAHSLVKESLKQAQWTVHALREDALPLLESLTAMLASSGHHDVLTVVGTEREVPAQVGQNLLRIAQESLTNAARHAPGGDVAVELVFAASSTALRIRNRPATRTAPVSAGSGMGLIGMRERVALLGGTITAGPVTEGPDQGGWQVEAVIPYE; encoded by the coding sequence ATGGGTTTCAGCGGCCGCGGCCTGGCGGTCGCCGTCCTCTTCGTGATCAACTGCGCGGTGCTGCTGGCCCGGACGCTGCCCGAGACCGATGTGCCGCCGCGCTTCGCCCTGTACTGGCTGACGTCCGGCATCGTCGCGGCCGCCGCGCTGATCGGCGTCAGCAGCACCGGATCGGGTTATCTCTTCGCCTTCTTCCTCGCCGGCCACATCGGCTACCGCCTCGAGGCCCGGCCGGCCCTCGTTCTCGCGCTGCTGTGCAGCCTGTTGTGCGCCGGTGCCCTCTACTTCCGCCTCGGTCCCGGCTACCAGGTCCTGCCCTGGACCGTCGGCCTGGCCACCGGCATCCCGGTCCTGCCCGGTATCGTCCGCCGCGGCCGGCAGCGGGCGATGCAGGCGGTGCTCGCGGCGGCGGAGTCCGCCGAGCGTGCCGCCCGGGCCGAGGCCAGGACCGCCGTGCTGACCGAGCGCAGCCGCATCGCCCGCGATGTGCACGACGTCCTGGCGCACTCGCTGGCCGGGATCAACATGCAGCTGGAGCTGGCCGACGCGCTGCTCGACACCGGTGACCTGGAGAAGGTCCGGGAGGCCAACGACAAGGCGCACAGCCTCGTCAAGGAGAGCCTGAAACAGGCGCAGTGGACCGTGCACGCCCTGCGTGAGGACGCGTTGCCGCTGCTGGAGAGCCTGACCGCGATGCTCGCATCGTCCGGCCACCACGACGTCCTCACCGTCGTCGGGACCGAGCGGGAGGTGCCGGCCCAGGTGGGCCAGAACCTGCTGCGGATCGCCCAGGAGTCGCTGACCAACGCGGCCCGGCACGCGCCCGGCGGGGACGTCGCGGTGGAGCTGGTGTTCGCCGCCTCGTCGACGGCGCTGCGGATCCGCAACCGGCCCGCCACCCGTACGGCGCCCGTGAGCGCCGGCAGCGGCATGGGACTGATCGGAATGCGCGAACGCGTCGCCCTGTTGGGTGGCACCATCACCGCGGGGCCGGTCACCGAGGGACCGGACCAGGGCGGCTGGCAGGTGGAGGCAGTGATCCCGTATGAGTGA
- a CDS encoding acyl-CoA dehydrogenase family protein, with protein sequence MDFTPTEEQRAARELAAEILDRSAEPWKALCEAGLVAAVEEVGLLGLVLLLEEAGRRTAEIPLAATCAYGLLPVAAHGTDEQRARLLPGLRDGSYIATGAFPHRSARAVASGDGWRLTGTFPVVPWLREATHVLVPADTGAGTDTVTRLFWLPVPAGAEPVDTTAPWAAARLVLDGTPAEPLGDASAYAEVLAQARTAFAGLQAGVCAGSLARAVAYTSVREQFGRPLSTNQGVLLRAADAHMDTEAIRVTAYEAAWRFDHHLPAASHALTAAWWASEGGKRVVHAGQHLHGGIGADLEHPVHRHFLWGRQLDAYLGGGAEVLAELGVLLGAPDTEEAV encoded by the coding sequence ATGGACTTCACACCCACCGAGGAGCAGCGGGCGGCCCGTGAGCTGGCGGCCGAGATACTCGACCGCAGCGCCGAGCCGTGGAAGGCGCTGTGCGAGGCCGGGCTGGTGGCCGCCGTCGAGGAGGTCGGGCTGCTGGGCCTGGTGCTGCTGCTGGAGGAGGCGGGCCGCAGGACCGCCGAGATCCCGCTGGCCGCGACCTGCGCGTACGGTCTGCTGCCGGTCGCCGCGCACGGCACGGACGAGCAGCGCGCCCGGCTGCTGCCCGGTCTGCGCGACGGTTCGTACATCGCCACGGGCGCCTTCCCGCACCGGTCCGCGCGGGCCGTCGCGAGCGGCGACGGCTGGCGCCTGACCGGCACCTTCCCCGTCGTGCCCTGGCTGCGCGAGGCCACGCACGTCCTCGTCCCCGCCGATACCGGCGCGGGTACGGACACGGTCACGCGGCTGTTCTGGCTGCCGGTCCCGGCCGGTGCGGAGCCCGTCGACACCACCGCCCCCTGGGCCGCCGCCCGGCTCGTCCTGGACGGCACGCCCGCCGAGCCGCTCGGTGACGCGTCCGCCTACGCGGAGGTCCTCGCACAGGCCCGAACCGCCTTCGCGGGGCTGCAGGCCGGCGTCTGCGCCGGGTCGCTGGCGCGCGCGGTGGCCTACACCTCCGTACGCGAGCAGTTCGGGCGCCCGCTGTCCACGAACCAGGGCGTGCTGCTGCGCGCCGCCGACGCGCACATGGACACCGAGGCGATCCGCGTCACCGCCTACGAGGCGGCCTGGCGCTTCGACCACCACCTGCCTGCCGCCTCCCACGCCCTGACCGCCGCCTGGTGGGCGTCCGAGGGCGGCAAACGCGTCGTCCACGCCGGGCAGCATCTGCACGGCGGCATCGGTGCGGACCTCGAACACCCCGTCCACCGGCACTTCCTGTGGGGCCGTCAGCTGGACGCATATCTGGGCGGCGGCGCGGAGGTGCTCGCCGAACTCGGTGTGCTGCTGGGCGCACCCGACACGGAGGAGGCCGTATGA
- a CDS encoding trypsin-like peptidase domain-containing protein, with the protein MSTENEAGQVPAAPESGAESVAPERGELSKAALPAEPAAPAAPPVPPAEPPTAVLPVVPPAPDGIPAPAAPVADALPAPAPASVSHGDPTPPAAYSEPETPYREPAPSYGEPAAPASYREVAASYSEAAADPYATPAADPYATPAAVPAAAPGQPQPDPSQAHAQQPYPGAPQTAQFPQYAGAVPQPGQPGGPGGPVWGAHVPVPPPAERKPRGLGSMVAAVLVAALVAGGVGGGVGYWAARHEDDSNSTTVSSSSDQKVLDRAPNSVAGIAAKALPSVVTIEASGGSESGTGTGFVFDKQGHILTNNHVVAPAADGGKLTATFSNGKKYDAEVVGRAQGYDVAVIKLKNAGDAKLDPIPLGDSDSTKVGDATIAIGAPFGLSGTVTTGIVSAMHRPVASSDGQGASASYMSAIQTDASINPGNSGGPLLNANGAVIGINSAIQSAGGGGGDGQTQAGSVGLGFAIPINQAKRVATNLIATGQPVYPVIGVSLDTQYRGEGAKVTENGNSGNPAVVPGGPGDKAGLKPGDIITKFDDTVIDSGQTLIGAIWQRQPGDKVTITYTRGGKTSTATLTLGKRDGDEKN; encoded by the coding sequence GTGAGCACCGAGAACGAGGCCGGCCAGGTCCCGGCTGCGCCCGAGTCCGGCGCGGAGTCGGTCGCGCCGGAGCGCGGCGAGCTCTCGAAGGCGGCCCTCCCGGCCGAACCCGCCGCTCCCGCCGCCCCGCCCGTGCCCCCGGCCGAGCCGCCGACCGCCGTCCTGCCGGTGGTGCCGCCGGCCCCGGACGGGATCCCCGCGCCCGCCGCGCCGGTGGCCGACGCCCTGCCCGCACCGGCCCCGGCCTCCGTGTCGCACGGCGACCCCACGCCGCCCGCGGCGTACAGCGAGCCCGAAACGCCGTACCGCGAGCCCGCCCCGTCCTACGGGGAGCCCGCCGCGCCCGCGTCGTACCGCGAGGTCGCCGCGTCCTACAGCGAGGCCGCCGCGGACCCGTACGCCACGCCCGCCGCGGACCCGTACGCCACGCCGGCCGCCGTGCCGGCCGCGGCGCCCGGCCAGCCGCAGCCCGACCCGTCGCAGGCCCACGCCCAGCAGCCGTACCCGGGCGCCCCGCAGACGGCGCAGTTCCCGCAGTACGCCGGTGCGGTCCCGCAGCCCGGCCAGCCGGGTGGCCCCGGCGGCCCGGTGTGGGGCGCTCACGTGCCCGTACCGCCGCCCGCCGAGCGCAAGCCGCGCGGCCTGGGTTCGATGGTCGCCGCCGTGCTGGTGGCCGCGCTGGTCGCCGGTGGTGTCGGCGGTGGCGTCGGCTACTGGGCCGCGCGGCACGAGGACGACTCCAACTCCACCACCGTCAGTTCGTCCTCGGACCAGAAGGTCCTGGACCGTGCGCCGAACTCCGTGGCCGGCATCGCCGCGAAGGCGCTGCCGAGCGTCGTGACGATCGAGGCGTCGGGCGGCAGCGAGAGCGGCACCGGCACCGGCTTCGTCTTCGACAAGCAGGGCCACATCCTCACCAACAACCACGTGGTGGCCCCGGCCGCCGACGGCGGCAAGCTGACCGCGACGTTCTCCAACGGCAAGAAGTACGACGCCGAGGTCGTGGGCCGCGCCCAGGGCTACGACGTCGCCGTCATCAAGCTGAAGAACGCCGGTGACGCCAAGCTCGACCCGATCCCGCTCGGCGACTCCGACAGCACCAAGGTCGGCGACGCCACCATCGCCATCGGTGCCCCCTTCGGCCTCTCCGGCACCGTCACCACCGGCATCGTCAGCGCCATGCACCGTCCGGTCGCCTCCAGCGACGGCCAGGGCGCCAGCGCCTCGTACATGAGCGCCATCCAGACCGACGCCTCGATCAACCCCGGCAACTCCGGCGGCCCGCTCCTGAACGCCAACGGCGCGGTGATAGGCATCAACTCGGCCATCCAGTCCGCCGGCGGCGGTGGCGGTGACGGCCAGACGCAGGCCGGCAGCGTCGGCCTCGGCTTCGCCATCCCGATCAACCAGGCCAAGCGCGTCGCCACCAACCTCATCGCGACCGGCCAGCCGGTCTACCCGGTGATCGGCGTCTCCCTCGACACCCAGTACCGCGGCGAGGGCGCCAAGGTCACCGAGAACGGCAACAGCGGCAACCCGGCCGTCGTCCCCGGCGGCCCCGGCGACAAGGCGGGCCTGAAGCCCGGCGACATCATCACCAAGTTCGACGACACCGTCATCGACAGCGGCCAGACCCTGATCGGCGCCATCTGGCAGCGCCAGCCCGGCGACAAGGTCACCATCACCTACACCCGCGGTGGCAAGACCTCCACCGCCACCCTCACCCTCGGCAAGCGCGACGGCGACGAGAAGAACTGA